The following are from one region of the Candidatus Peregrinibacteria bacterium genome:
- the atpH gene encoding ATP synthase F1 subunit delta, producing the protein MKYRNLHSKFAKALFLSAQKEKIEDKVLEEFTALEQLFQNETFREKISALSSLPSSELKTLLQRTFENILSPLLINLLIILGSRHLFSLIRGVYMSYQKLIFEKNQIDILDVVSARDLSDAEKKNILELLQKHNQKKIHIEFSFDTKLLSGLQIYKNTRLTDLSSRARLEKIRKNLFSLPL; encoded by the coding sequence ATGAAATATCGAAACCTCCACTCGAAGTTTGCAAAAGCACTCTTCCTCTCGGCTCAAAAGGAAAAAATCGAGGACAAAGTCCTTGAGGAGTTCACCGCACTTGAACAACTTTTTCAGAATGAAACTTTTCGAGAAAAGATTTCGGCGCTTTCCTCTCTCCCTTCCTCTGAACTCAAAACACTTCTGCAAAGAACTTTCGAAAATATTCTCTCTCCCCTCCTCATAAATCTCCTCATAATTCTTGGAAGTCGTCATCTGTTCTCCCTCATTCGAGGAGTATACATGAGCTATCAGAAACTCATATTTGAAAAAAATCAAATTGATATTCTTGATGTTGTTTCTGCTCGAGACCTGAGCGATGCAGAGAAAAAAAATATTCTGGAACTTCTCCAAAAACATAATCAAAAGAAGATTCATATCGAATTTTCTTTTGATACAAAGCTTCTTTCGGGACTTCAAATTTATAAAAACACGAGACTTACAGATTTGAGTTCCCGAGCACGACTCGAAAAAATTCGA